The following coding sequences lie in one Candidatus Melainabacteria bacterium genomic window:
- a CDS encoding tyrosine--tRNA ligase translates to MVQQEQVVKMSDEAEQIPQEILEEARELCRGTEVLPEGPLGLAKRIKLCRDQGRQMRVKLGVDPTHTDLHIGHAVLFRKLRRFQDLGHKVVLIIGGFTAQIGDPSGRNSTRPPLSAEDVRKNAETYLNQIGVILDLEKTEVTNNTDWLAPMNLNDLLKLAGRVTANQLLAKEAFGDRLDKQLPVFFHELFYPLLQGYDSVAIKSDIELGGTDQRFNILMGRELQPHYGVEAQLAMFLPLLEGTDGEKKMSKSYNNYIGLKDEPDDMFGKCMRIPDHLLIKYFELATSLTGKEIDEIKSALEAGGNPKDAKERLAEQVVRQYHGDELAKQATATWQRVHSQKQAPEEMPSYTVSASTPLFRILVDSQMCSGTGEAKRLAQEGGVRIDGEQVKDPNTAIELQSGESKVVQVGRRKFVRLVAK, encoded by the coding sequence ATGGTCCAGCAAGAGCAAGTCGTAAAGATGAGCGACGAGGCAGAACAAATTCCTCAGGAAATTCTCGAGGAAGCGCGGGAACTCTGTCGGGGAACGGAAGTTCTGCCGGAAGGTCCGCTGGGACTAGCCAAGCGCATTAAACTTTGCCGCGACCAGGGCAGACAGATGCGAGTCAAGCTGGGCGTTGATCCGACGCACACAGATTTGCACATTGGGCACGCAGTTTTGTTCCGGAAACTCAGACGGTTTCAGGACCTCGGGCACAAAGTCGTGCTGATCATCGGTGGATTCACAGCTCAGATCGGTGATCCATCCGGACGAAACTCGACCAGACCGCCATTGTCAGCAGAAGACGTGCGCAAAAATGCCGAAACTTACTTGAATCAAATTGGAGTAATTCTGGATCTCGAGAAGACCGAAGTTACCAACAATACAGATTGGCTCGCGCCGATGAACCTGAACGATCTGCTCAAATTGGCCGGGCGAGTTACAGCCAACCAGTTGCTCGCCAAAGAAGCCTTTGGAGACAGACTCGACAAGCAACTGCCGGTGTTCTTTCACGAGCTCTTCTATCCACTTTTGCAAGGCTATGACTCAGTCGCAATCAAATCCGACATCGAACTTGGCGGAACAGATCAACGCTTCAACATTCTCATGGGACGCGAACTGCAACCCCATTATGGAGTAGAGGCGCAACTAGCCATGTTCCTGCCGTTGCTCGAAGGCACCGACGGCGAAAAGAAAATGTCGAAGTCTTACAACAACTACATCGGCTTGAAAGACGAACCGGATGACATGTTTGGCAAGTGCATGCGCATTCCCGATCATTTGTTGATCAAGTACTTCGAGCTGGCCACGTCACTGACGGGAAAAGAAATCGACGAAATAAAGTCAGCCCTCGAGGCAGGCGGTAATCCCAAAGATGCCAAAGAACGCCTGGCCGAGCAGGTTGTCCGTCAGTACCATGGCGACGAACTCGCAAAACAGGCGACGGCAACATGGCAACGAGTGCACAGCCAGAAACAGGCACCGGAAGAGATGCCATCGTATACGGTATCAGCATCGACACCACTGTTCAGAATTCTTGTCGATTCACAAATGTGTTCCGGCACTGGCGAAGCGAAACGTCTTGCCCAGGAAGGCGGCGTGCGCATCGACGGCGAGCAGGTTAAGGATCCAAACACCGCTATTGAATTGCAGTCAGGCGAAAGCAAGGTAGTGCAGGTCGGGCGAAGAAAATTTGTTCGTCTAGTCGCGAAGTAA
- a CDS encoding serpin family protein: MNKRSMNSIVAAVSISLVSNLLGVNLDAAKAAPTRAKTAQDKKVTTVKITAKDAVVATEKFGLDLFQKLSAEAIGENCFISPASVAIALNFAMAGSGGATHEAMAGGLKFADSKADTAAAFSELIKSLSSQDKQVEMNIANSIFVNDVYKLNPSFEKTARDDFQSEIRSENFADSHAVNKINAWVSEKTQKHIPSILDKLSPQTFAVLLNAIYFKGEWTTPFPVENSKPGDFHLASGATKKVQFMNDTGKFSYFEEKDLQAVKLPYGTERFEALVFLPAPSLKLADFEKRLTAQKFDEYVGKFEEWKNSQLTMPTFHIDYGKTLNKVLSEMGFANMFSDSADFSRLHTPPPNLKVSEVIHKTTLDVDEKGTVATAATSVGFMPTAVRLEPQRQFKMIVNRPFVFAIRDSKTGLLIFVGSVYKPEKK; this comes from the coding sequence ATGAACAAAAGATCAATGAATTCAATCGTGGCAGCTGTTTCGATTTCACTTGTAAGCAATTTGCTTGGGGTGAATCTTGATGCAGCAAAAGCAGCTCCCACGCGTGCGAAAACCGCCCAGGATAAGAAGGTAACGACCGTGAAAATTACAGCTAAAGATGCGGTTGTGGCGACAGAAAAATTTGGACTCGACTTGTTTCAGAAGTTGAGTGCCGAAGCAATCGGAGAAAACTGTTTCATTTCGCCTGCAAGTGTTGCTATTGCGCTCAACTTTGCCATGGCTGGCTCAGGTGGCGCAACTCACGAGGCAATGGCCGGCGGATTGAAGTTTGCAGACTCTAAGGCTGACACCGCCGCTGCTTTCAGCGAGTTGATCAAATCGCTTTCATCGCAAGACAAGCAAGTCGAGATGAACATTGCTAACTCCATCTTTGTCAATGATGTCTACAAGTTGAATCCGTCCTTTGAAAAAACTGCCAGAGATGATTTTCAGTCAGAGATTCGCAGCGAGAATTTCGCCGACTCTCACGCCGTAAATAAGATAAATGCCTGGGTCTCGGAGAAAACCCAAAAGCATATCCCGTCAATTCTCGATAAGCTTTCGCCTCAGACATTTGCAGTGCTCCTCAATGCAATTTATTTCAAGGGCGAGTGGACAACGCCGTTTCCCGTAGAAAATAGCAAGCCCGGTGACTTCCATCTAGCGTCTGGAGCAACGAAAAAAGTTCAGTTTATGAATGATACCGGCAAATTTTCTTACTTCGAGGAAAAAGACCTCCAGGCGGTGAAGCTGCCGTATGGTACCGAACGGTTCGAGGCGCTTGTCTTTTTGCCGGCGCCATCTTTGAAGCTAGCCGATTTTGAGAAAAGATTGACTGCTCAAAAGTTCGACGAATACGTTGGGAAGTTTGAAGAGTGGAAAAATAGTCAGCTGACCATGCCCACTTTTCACATCGACTACGGCAAGACGTTAAACAAGGTTTTGTCCGAGATGGGCTTTGCCAATATGTTTTCCGATAGCGCTGACTTTTCGCGCTTACATACGCCGCCTCCGAATCTGAAAGTGAGCGAAGTCATTCATAAAACTACTCTAGACGTTGATGAAAAAGGAACTGTAGCGACCGCTGCCACGTCAGTCGGATTTATGCCAACAGCCGTGCGTCTGGAGCCGCAACGGCAGTTTAAGATGATTGTCAATCGCCCCTTTGTTTTCGCTATCAGAGACAGCAAAACGGGTTTACTCATTTTTGTCGGTTCTGTCTATAAGCCTGAAAAGAAGTAG
- a CDS encoding amidinotransferase, whose translation MTNNTQLQAIASLSDAVAFSQVAPRAVPRRILMCPPTYFDVRDAKNEFMSGNIGAVDTGKAQAQWSELKSTFEKCGFPVELIEPGVDLEDMVFTANQVLPALDVDAHPVVVLGRMAYQSRTREVPHFERWFAEQGYKVLHLPEVCKRFEGGGDGVWHPGRKLLWLGFGTRTEERCSDALVNLLQVPVVKLRLVSAKFYHLDTCFAVLNADSVMIYPPAFDETGLSLIRNYFQNVVEVSEADANNFACNALALDDYVVIQKGSHATCSDLQRLGFKPVEVDTSEFMKSGGSVFCMKQMVY comes from the coding sequence ATGACGAATAATACTCAATTGCAAGCGATCGCGTCTCTGTCGGACGCGGTTGCCTTTTCGCAGGTGGCACCGCGTGCAGTGCCTCGACGAATTCTTATGTGTCCGCCAACTTACTTTGATGTCAGAGACGCAAAAAATGAGTTTATGTCAGGCAATATCGGTGCTGTCGACACAGGAAAGGCGCAGGCTCAATGGAGTGAACTGAAATCTACATTTGAGAAGTGCGGATTTCCGGTTGAGTTGATCGAACCAGGCGTGGATCTGGAGGACATGGTCTTCACCGCCAATCAAGTTTTGCCGGCGTTGGATGTCGATGCTCATCCTGTTGTGGTGCTTGGCCGTATGGCGTACCAATCACGCACCCGAGAAGTTCCACATTTTGAAAGGTGGTTTGCCGAGCAAGGTTACAAGGTTTTGCATTTGCCTGAAGTCTGCAAGCGTTTCGAGGGTGGCGGAGACGGCGTTTGGCATCCTGGTCGCAAGCTTTTGTGGCTGGGTTTTGGAACAAGAACGGAAGAGCGCTGCAGCGATGCACTTGTGAATCTGCTCCAGGTACCGGTTGTTAAGCTGCGTCTCGTGAGCGCGAAGTTCTATCATCTCGATACTTGCTTCGCTGTGCTCAATGCCGACTCAGTCATGATTTATCCGCCTGCTTTTGACGAGACTGGTTTGTCACTGATTCGAAATTACTTCCAAAACGTTGTGGAGGTAAGCGAAGCAGATGCGAACAACTTTGCTTGTAATGCTCTTGCGCTTGACGATTATGTGGTGATACAGAAAGGCTCTCACGCCACATGTTCCGACTTGCAACGCCTTGGTTTCAAGCCGGTTGAGGTAGATACAAGCGAGTTCATGAAGTCTGGTGGCAGTGTATTTTGTATGAAACAAATGGTGTACTGA
- a CDS encoding thioredoxin family protein — translation GKKAQDESAGDGKKAQDESAGDGKKTQDESAGGGKKAQDESAADGKKAQDESAADGTKTEDESAVVGKTAPDFTLRDTKGQTHQLSRLLGKFVVLEWFNDGCPFVRKHYKSNNMQSLQKEFTGKGVVWYTISSAGDGKQGSHTPAEYNKILAQLSAQPTALLLDPDGKVGHLYQAKTTPDMYVIDKTGKLIYAGAIDDTPSSETDDIPKSTNYVRAALAEALSGKKVTVATTKPYGCSVKYAN, via the coding sequence ACGGCAAGAAGGCGCAAGACGAAAGCGCTGGTGACGGCAAGAAGGCGCAAGACGAAAGCGCTGGTGACGGCAAGAAGACACAAGACGAAAGCGCTGGTGGCGGCAAGAAGGCGCAAGACGAAAGCGCTGCTGATGGTAAGAAGGCGCAAGACGAGAGCGCTGCTGATGGCACGAAGACGGAAGACGAGAGCGCTGTTGTAGGCAAGACGGCGCCGGACTTCACGCTACGAGACACTAAAGGACAGACTCACCAGCTTTCTCGACTATTAGGAAAATTCGTGGTCTTGGAGTGGTTTAACGATGGCTGCCCTTTTGTCAGAAAGCACTACAAATCCAACAACATGCAAAGTTTGCAGAAGGAGTTTACTGGCAAAGGTGTCGTCTGGTACACAATCAGTTCTGCCGGTGATGGTAAACAAGGAAGCCACACGCCAGCGGAATACAACAAGATCCTGGCACAACTGTCTGCGCAGCCGACTGCTCTGTTGCTGGACCCTGACGGTAAAGTTGGGCACCTCTATCAAGCGAAGACCACGCCTGACATGTACGTAATCGATAAAACAGGCAAACTGATTTACGCCGGTGCGATTGATGACACACCGAGTTCTGAAACTGATGACATTCCAAAGTCTACCAATTACGTTCGTGCGGCTCTTGCTGAGGCGCTAAGTGGTAAGAAGGTTACTGTTGCTACAACTAAGCCTTATGGCTGTTCTGTAAAGTACGCCAATTAA